Proteins encoded by one window of Carcharodon carcharias isolate sCarCar2 chromosome 30, sCarCar2.pri, whole genome shotgun sequence:
- the LOC121271187 gene encoding protein Dr1-like translates to MASASGNNDDDLTIPRAAINKIIKQILPNVRVANDAREMVVNCCTEFIHLISSEANEICNKSDKKTISPEHIMQALESLGFGSYITEVKEVLRECKTVALERRKASSRLENLGIPEEELLRQQQELFAKARQQQAELAQQEWLQMQQAAQQAQLAAATANKAGSSQDEEEEEDT, encoded by the exons ATGGCCTCGGCTTCTGGTAATAATGATGATGACTTAACTATTCCAAGAGCTGCCATCAACAAGATTATCAAACAGATTCTACCAAATGTCAGGGTAGCGAATGATGCCAGGGaaatggtggtgaactgctgcacTGAATTTATTCATTTGATATCCTCTGAAGCTAATGAAATTTGCAACAAATCTGATAAGAAAACCATCTCACCAGAACATATCATGCAAG CCTTGGAAAGTCTAGGCTTTGGATCATACATAACTGAAGTAAAGGAGGTTCTGCGGGAATGCAAGACAGTCGCCCTGGAAAGGAGGAAGGCCAGCTCTCGCTTGGAAAACCTCGGGATACCGGAAGAAGAACTGCTACGCCAGCAGCAAGAGTTGTTTGCAAAA GCTCGACAGCAGCAGGCGGAACTGGCGCAGCAGGAGTGGCTACAGATGCAACAAGCAGCCCAGCAGGCACAGCTTGCAGCAGCGACCGCTAACAAGGCTGGCTCCTCACAGGacgaggaagaggaggaggacacCTAA